The Bacteroidota bacterium DNA window TTTGGAAGCGGAAAAATAAATTTACCTCCAGCGCGTAAGAATTCTTTTTCTTTTTTAAGAATTCCTTCTCTGAAATGCCAGGGAAGCACTAAAAAATAATCTAGCTTCATTTTGCGTGCTTCTTTTTCAGAGATAATTGGAATATGAGTAAAAGGCGTAAACGACCCAAATTTATCTTCATTTACCTCCGCAATAAAAGGGATTTCATTTGTAGTTAAACCACAATACTGAAGAATAACATTTCCTTTGGTGGAAGCACCATAACCAAATATTTTTTTCCCTTGCTGATTAAGATTTACAATTAATTCCGAAAGTTCTTTTTTATGCTTCAAAACATTTTGCTTGAATTCTTCATAAGGCGTAAGAGACTTAAACTTTAGTTGATTTTCCTTCTTTTCAATTTTTGCAACCGATGCATTTGCTTGATATTTTGATTTCTGTTTTGCAACAGTTATTCTGAAACTTCCCCCGTTAATATCATTTAACTCCACATCAATAATTTTAAAACCTACTTTTTCCATCATCCATTTTATCTGGCATAAAGAATAGTACTCGAGATGTTCATGGCAAATGGTATCATACGCATTCACTTCAAGCATGAGTGGAAGATAACTTTGCTCAAAAACCCAAATGCCGTCATCAGCGAGAGAATCATAAATGTCTTTTACAAATGCGATCGGATTTTCCAAATCATAGAACATTGCAATGGATGTAATCACCTTTGCTTTTTTACCGGGAAATTTTTTCTTCACATTTTCATAGGAGAAAAAATCGGGAATCAAGTCAATATGTTTTGGATAATATTGCTTGAATTTTATTCCGGTAGGATCAACTCCAGCGAGTGTTAAATTACTGGGATATTGTTGAAGAGTGGTGCTGTCGTTGCTTCCGATATCAATAACCAAATCGTCCTTTTTAAAATCAATAATAGTTTTTATGTATTTGACAATGTCTTTCAAATGCTGGACCATGGATTGATTCAAACCGGAACGATAACCGTAATTCACTCCATACATTTCACTCAAATCATAAGAATGCCGTAACTGCACCAAATGGCAGACATCATCATCGGAATTTAAAGGATGACATTTCACTAATTCCAAAGGACCTGAAGTAATTTTTTCTGATTTATTTTTAGGAAAAACTCCAGTCAGTGCCTGTTCGCCAAGATTGATGAGAGAAACAAGATTTGTGTTTCCGCAGATTCTGCATTTAGAAATTGTGGTATACATTTTTTACCAAAAA harbors:
- a CDS encoding methyltransferase domain-containing protein, translating into MYTTISKCRICGNTNLVSLINLGEQALTGVFPKNKSEKITSGPLELVKCHPLNSDDDVCHLVQLRHSYDLSEMYGVNYGYRSGLNQSMVQHLKDIVKYIKTIIDFKKDDLVIDIGSNDSTTLQQYPSNLTLAGVDPTGIKFKQYYPKHIDLIPDFFSYENVKKKFPGKKAKVITSIAMFYDLENPIAFVKDIYDSLADDGIWVFEQSYLPLMLEVNAYDTICHEHLEYYSLCQIKWMMEKVGFKIIDVELNDINGGSFRITVAKQKSKYQANASVAKIEKKENQLKFKSLTPYEEFKQNVLKHKKELSELIVNLNQQGKKIFGYGASTKGNVILQYCGLTTNEIPFIAEVNEDKFGSFTPFTHIPIISEKEARKMKLDYFLVLPWHFREGILKKEKEFLRAGGKFIFPLPKIEIFG